A section of the Planctomycetaceae bacterium genome encodes:
- a CDS encoding AAC(3) family N-acetyltransferase → MENKIVVTKQQIVTGLKMLGLKAGDTALVHSSLSRFGIVTGGVDTVIDALLEAVARDGTIIVPTLTGSEKLCPANPPVFDVINSPCWTGKIPETFRKRSTAARSLHPTHSVSAIGAKAKYFTEGHENCVTPCGLNSPYHKLALSDGYVLMLGVDLECCTLFHTAEELADVDYVNQKDFVTATVKDYQGRETKLKLKIHKYGDERNFQKMEIILMEKCILKKGKIGNAEIRLIKAGPFLDLTIQILKQDSKFLLLH, encoded by the coding sequence ATGGAAAATAAAATCGTTGTTACAAAGCAGCAAATTGTTACAGGCTTAAAAATGCTCGGCCTCAAAGCCGGCGATACCGCATTAGTTCATAGTTCGTTATCGCGTTTCGGAATTGTTACCGGCGGCGTGGATACTGTTATAGATGCTCTTTTGGAAGCGGTCGCTCGTGATGGCACAATTATTGTTCCAACTCTGACAGGCTCCGAAAAATTATGCCCCGCCAATCCGCCGGTTTTCGATGTAATTAATTCTCCCTGCTGGACTGGCAAAATTCCTGAAACATTCAGAAAGAGAAGCACTGCGGCTCGTAGTCTTCATCCAACACATTCTGTTTCCGCTATCGGCGCAAAAGCAAAATATTTTACCGAAGGCCATGAAAATTGTGTAACTCCCTGCGGTTTGAATTCGCCATATCATAAACTTGCTCTATCGGATGGATATGTCCTTATGTTGGGCGTTGACCTTGAATGCTGCACGTTATTCCACACGGCCGAAGAGTTGGCAGACGTCGATTATGTCAACCAGAAGGATTTCGTGACTGCTACGGTGAAGGATTATCAAGGCAGAGAGACGAAGTTGAAGTTGAAAATCCATAAATATGGTGACGAGCGGAATTTCCAGAAGATGGAAATTATTTTGATGGAAAAATGTATTTTGAAAAAGGGGAAAATCGGAAACGCTGAAATTCGTTTGATAAAAGCCGGCCCGTTTTTGGATTTGACAATACAGATATTAAAGCAGGACTCCAAATTTCTTTTGTTGCACTGA
- a CDS encoding alpha/beta hydrolase has protein sequence MKNVVFGFVLMLLICTFANAMQVQTDIEYGNAGGEKLLLDVYEPNGSGVFPAVIVVHGGAWIGGDKQGDEKIFAKPLTDADFVCVSINYRLAPKHKWPACYEDVQTAIKWVKANGSQYKINPNCIAVMGYSAGGQIAALAAMTSDNDKEVQAIVLVASPTDLVYDGMRRGDISIYLNTVLGFKKLDAQSLQLLWDISPINYVRPGLPPFLLMHGTADTTVPYQLSINFKTRLDVTNVPYDIISIEGGTHNIKGWGACDKEYVNKTVEWLKNNLKHNLNSK, from the coding sequence ATGAAAAATGTAGTTTTTGGTTTTGTTTTAATGCTCTTGATTTGCACCTTTGCGAATGCTATGCAGGTTCAGACGGATATTGAGTATGGAAACGCAGGCGGGGAAAAGTTGCTTCTTGATGTTTATGAGCCGAATGGCAGCGGTGTTTTTCCGGCAGTTATCGTCGTTCACGGCGGAGCGTGGATTGGTGGGGACAAGCAGGGCGATGAGAAAATTTTCGCAAAGCCACTGACCGACGCCGACTTTGTTTGTGTGTCGATAAATTACAGACTTGCGCCGAAGCATAAATGGCCTGCCTGTTACGAAGATGTTCAAACAGCTATTAAATGGGTCAAAGCGAACGGTTCGCAATATAAAATCAACCCGAACTGCATCGCGGTGATGGGCTATTCGGCAGGTGGGCAGATTGCGGCTTTGGCTGCGATGACATCCGACAACGATAAGGAAGTGCAGGCAATCGTACTTGTCGCCTCTCCGACTGATTTGGTATATGATGGAATGCGGCGAGGCGATATATCCATATATCTGAATACTGTGCTGGGCTTTAAGAAGCTTGATGCGCAATCGCTGCAATTGCTTTGGGATATATCACCCATCAATTACGTCAGGCCGGGACTGCCGCCGTTTCTTTTGATGCATGGGACGGCTGACACTACAGTGCCGTATCAGCTTTCAATAAATTTCAAAACCAGACTTGACGTGACAAATGTGCCTTATGATATAATATCGATTGAGGGTGGAACGCATAATATTAAAGGCTGGGGTGCCTGTGATAAAGAATATGTGAATAAAACAGTCGAATGGCTCAAAAATAATTTGAAGCATAATTTAAATAGTAAATAG
- a CDS encoding DUF4434 domain-containing protein codes for MKITGTFLDEITVDIPSNNWGREEWAKDFAAMKKIGIDTVIIIRCGWGNQAIFDSRVLKKKIQLLPVYYDLAEMFLELAEKNNMSLYFGTYDSNVFWREGKFDDELGINIELMYEVWKKYGKYKAFAGWYLTHEFGRRYYTVAEDEKNRSGNGNTRCVDLPVYQKKLADVCKQISGNLPVIMSPYMWGKKIVGQSAISIEQHRKEWDEILSILHKSVDIVAFQDGHVDYDVLKDYIAVNNELIKKYEMKAWSNVESFDRDIPFNFPPIDWRKMQWKLDFAQSAGVEKCITFEFSHFMSPYSTWPAAGNIYKRYCEHFKIK; via the coding sequence ATGAAGATTACAGGAACTTTCCTTGATGAAATAACGGTTGATATTCCTTCCAACAACTGGGGGCGAGAAGAATGGGCAAAAGATTTTGCAGCGATGAAAAAAATAGGAATAGATACTGTTATCATAATTCGTTGCGGATGGGGCAATCAGGCGATTTTCGATTCGCGTGTTTTGAAAAAGAAAATACAATTATTGCCTGTATATTATGACCTTGCGGAAATGTTTCTCGAACTCGCCGAGAAAAATAATATGTCGCTTTATTTCGGCACTTATGATTCGAATGTATTCTGGCGGGAAGGTAAATTTGATGATGAGCTGGGAATAAATATTGAGCTTATGTATGAGGTTTGGAAGAAATATGGTAAATACAAAGCATTTGCCGGCTGGTATTTGACGCACGAATTTGGCAGAAGATATTATACCGTGGCCGAAGATGAGAAAAACCGCAGTGGAAATGGTAATACACGGTGCGTTGATTTACCTGTTTACCAGAAGAAACTGGCGGATGTGTGCAAGCAAATCAGCGGCAATTTGCCTGTTATAATGTCGCCTTATATGTGGGGCAAAAAAATTGTCGGCCAGAGCGCTATCAGTATTGAACAGCATCGAAAAGAATGGGATGAAATTCTCTCGATTCTTCATAAGAGTGTTGATATAGTTGCTTTTCAGGACGGCCATGTTGATTATGATGTATTGAAAGATTATATTGCAGTCAATAATGAATTAATAAAAAAATACGAAATGAAGGCGTGGTCTAACGTTGAAAGTTTTGACAGAGACATACCTTTTAATTTTCCGCCGATTGACTGGCGAAAGATGCAGTGGAAACTGGATTTTGCTCAAAGTGCAGGCGTTGAGAAATGTATCACATTTGAATTCTCGCATTTTATGAGTCCATATTCAACATGGCCTGCTGCAGGAAATATTTATAAAAGATATTGCGAGCATTTTAAAATAAAATAA
- a CDS encoding AGE family epimerase/isomerase, with translation MVKKDFVKYGAFYEKALSDVINFWSKNSLDKKYGGYFTCLDTKGEVYDTDKFVWLQCREVWMFSALYNRFEKRKQWLDNAKLGVDFLAKKGMDKNGDWYFSLDRKGTPLIAPYNIFSDCFAAMAFSQYALASGSKKAQTIAYDTYQNILKRKSNPKGKYTKAVPGSRPMMSLAVPMILANLSLELEWMLPKKQLESALDMCVREVMGVFYDKKTGLLIENVGPKGEKLDCFEGRLVNPGHTIEAMWFMMDIACRRNDEVLLNKCCEIMLHTLKYGWDKKYGGIFYFMDIEGNPTQQLEWDQKLWWVHLETLVALVKAYSNTGKKEYWNWFEKIHDYSWSHFNDKKYGEWFGYLNRRGEVLFQSKGGKWKGFFHLPRALLLCTKEFEKLAKM, from the coding sequence ATGGTAAAAAAGGATTTTGTTAAGTATGGTGCTTTTTATGAAAAAGCATTGTCGGATGTGATTAATTTCTGGTCAAAAAATTCCCTCGATAAAAAATACGGCGGATATTTTACCTGTCTTGACACAAAAGGCGAAGTTTACGATACAGATAAATTCGTCTGGCTTCAGTGCAGAGAAGTCTGGATGTTTTCCGCTCTTTACAACAGATTTGAAAAAAGAAAGCAATGGCTCGATAATGCCAAACTCGGCGTTGATTTCCTTGCCAAAAAGGGAATGGACAAAAACGGCGATTGGTATTTTTCGCTTGATAGAAAAGGCACGCCTCTCATCGCTCCATATAATATTTTCAGCGATTGTTTTGCCGCAATGGCGTTCAGTCAGTATGCTCTGGCAAGCGGCAGTAAAAAAGCTCAAACAATAGCTTATGATACATATCAAAATATTCTGAAACGCAAATCGAATCCGAAAGGCAAATATACAAAAGCTGTTCCCGGCTCAAGGCCAATGATGTCGCTGGCTGTTCCTATGATTTTGGCGAACCTTTCGCTTGAGCTGGAATGGATGTTGCCGAAAAAACAGCTTGAATCAGCTCTTGATATGTGTGTCAGGGAAGTGATGGGTGTATTCTATGATAAGAAGACAGGACTGCTGATAGAAAATGTCGGACCAAAAGGCGAAAAGCTGGATTGTTTCGAGGGAAGATTAGTCAACCCCGGCCATACGATTGAAGCGATGTGGTTTATGATGGATATTGCCTGCCGACGAAATGATGAAGTTCTATTAAATAAATGCTGCGAGATAATGCTGCACACTCTTAAATACGGCTGGGACAAAAAATATGGCGGCATCTTTTATTTTATGGATATCGAGGGAAATCCCACGCAGCAGCTTGAATGGGACCAGAAGCTCTGGTGGGTGCATTTAGAAACGCTTGTTGCGCTGGTCAAAGCTTATTCAAACACAGGTAAAAAAGAATATTGGAATTGGTTTGAAAAGATTCATGATTATTCATGGAGCCATTTCAACGATAAGAAATATGGCGAGTGGTTTGGCTATTTAAACAGACGCGGCGAAGTTCTATTTCAATCCAAAGGCGGAAAATGGAAGGGCTTTTTCCATCTCCCGCGAGCGTTGCTGCTTTGTACGAAAGAGTTTGAAAAATTAGCAAAAATGTAA
- a CDS encoding LacI family transcriptional regulator, with translation MNKAPTIVDIARKMGISPISVSRALRNAGHVSKALREKILQEAKRIGYQPNTAARALRSNSSFLIGLIVPSFFSHQIDELVTNIQHHAQEYDHGLIFGLTQWDTKTELKQLEFMANKKVDGIIIKSRGQQQVVEKIKQLIKSGIKVVCLLDKYECDACSVLVDNAYGGSLAAKHLIKNGHKKVCYITYKLAKSLSYSVTHFSNERLSGFKREYEKNNIPLNDNITLYIDTQPDAPFSIKPFEVLLDHIKNYSAVFTYDDYIAAGVLNLLQQHGIKVPNECSIIGFDDSPLVSHWSNPPITVIKQPDGALGFEATNLILGKNEDSMANNNGDNIYIVKPKLVSRESVKDISLK, from the coding sequence ATGAACAAAGCACCAACGATAGTTGACATAGCGAGAAAAATGGGAATATCTCCCATATCAGTATCGCGTGCATTGCGAAACGCAGGACACGTAAGTAAAGCACTGCGCGAAAAAATTTTGCAGGAAGCAAAACGCATCGGCTATCAACCCAACACGGCGGCACGAGCCCTGCGAAGCAATTCAAGTTTTCTTATCGGCCTGATTGTGCCAAGCTTCTTCTCCCACCAAATAGATGAACTCGTAACAAATATTCAACATCACGCACAGGAATACGACCACGGCTTAATATTCGGCCTAACCCAATGGGACACGAAAACAGAACTCAAGCAGCTCGAATTTATGGCCAACAAAAAAGTTGACGGCATTATTATAAAATCACGCGGCCAACAACAGGTCGTCGAAAAAATTAAACAGCTAATTAAGAGCGGAATCAAAGTCGTCTGCCTCTTGGATAAATATGAATGTGACGCCTGTTCAGTACTGGTCGATAATGCCTACGGCGGGTCACTGGCAGCAAAACACCTCATAAAGAACGGACATAAGAAAGTATGTTATATTACATATAAACTGGCTAAAAGCCTTTCATACAGCGTTACACACTTTTCAAATGAAAGATTGTCCGGCTTCAAACGCGAATATGAAAAAAATAATATTCCACTAAATGATAACATCACGTTATACATCGATACGCAGCCGGATGCGCCATTCTCTATTAAACCGTTCGAGGTTCTACTCGACCATATTAAAAATTATTCGGCAGTGTTCACTTATGACGATTACATTGCGGCAGGCGTTTTAAACCTTTTACAACAGCACGGAATCAAAGTACCTAACGAATGTTCCATAATCGGATTCGATGATTCGCCCCTGGTAAGCCACTGGAGCAATCCGCCAATTACAGTTATAAAACAGCCGGATGGAGCACTCGGTTTCGAGGCGACCAATTTAATACTCGGCAAAAATGAAGACAGCATGGCAAATAACAACGGCGATAATATTTACATCGTCAAACCCAAACTTGTAAGCCGTGAATCTGTAAAAGACATTTCTTTAAAATAG
- a CDS encoding DUF11 domain-containing protein: MKKLQLILMLTVLTASTIILTGCYSCQTCNHLWGKGERSSFPENKFFWDKDCKKICKSACGDNQTITKFPYGKLGIIQLDETLPPNVTVNSEFNYIVKVSNLTKVTVRDVVVTENLPNNFKYVNSAPAAEVQAGSLRWTIDSIAPGEVKTLLVTGVSPTTECVSICGMLTYRPPISETISRCD; this comes from the coding sequence ATGAAAAAACTACAATTAATTTTAATGCTCACGGTCTTAACAGCGTCGACAATCATTTTAACCGGCTGCTACAGTTGCCAGACGTGCAACCATCTGTGGGGCAAAGGTGAGCGCAGCAGTTTCCCGGAAAATAAATTCTTCTGGGATAAAGACTGCAAAAAAATATGCAAATCGGCCTGCGGAGACAATCAAACAATAACAAAATTCCCCTACGGCAAGCTCGGCATAATCCAACTCGATGAAACCCTTCCGCCAAATGTAACCGTCAACTCGGAATTCAACTACATCGTCAAAGTATCGAACCTTACCAAAGTAACCGTCAGGGATGTAGTCGTAACAGAAAATCTGCCCAACAATTTCAAATATGTAAACTCCGCGCCTGCCGCTGAAGTCCAAGCAGGCAGCCTGCGGTGGACAATCGACTCAATCGCACCCGGCGAAGTCAAGACATTGTTAGTTACAGGCGTATCGCCGACAACCGAATGCGTCAGCATCTGTGGAATGCTTACTTACAGGCCGCCAATCAGCGAAACTATAAGCCGCTGCGATTAA
- a CDS encoding metallophosphoesterase has product MKTRFCTLFVGIILSLTIVVNGAQSNRVIRFAHFTDIHMTPDNNAPQRFTKALEYMQSLPDKPELLITGGDNVMDSFAATDNDAMVLFNLVKKLMKDNCHIPVKYCIGNHDLWGWDKKSSQTTGNEEFWGVKRPIHEFNMPGRYYSFDVKNWHFIILENIMSDGKDSYLVKLDDEQFNWLSGELEKNKDKYVVIVSHAPILSAAAFFDDKESEKSGDWSIYRGYMDIDARKLKDLFYKYPGVKLCISGHLHLLDTVVYNGIMYICDGSVCGSWWGGKYQETKEGFGVFDLYSDGTFKHQYINWE; this is encoded by the coding sequence TTGAAAACGAGGTTTTGTACTTTATTCGTTGGCATCATTCTATCATTAACAATTGTCGTTAATGGTGCGCAATCAAATCGTGTGATTCGTTTTGCTCATTTTACGGACATACATATGACGCCGGACAATAATGCGCCGCAGCGGTTCACAAAAGCATTGGAATATATGCAGTCTTTGCCGGACAAGCCGGAACTTTTGATTACGGGCGGCGACAATGTAATGGATTCATTTGCCGCGACTGACAACGATGCGATGGTGTTGTTTAATCTTGTTAAAAAGCTTATGAAGGATAATTGCCATATCCCTGTTAAATACTGCATTGGCAATCACGATTTGTGGGGCTGGGACAAAAAATCCAGCCAGACAACCGGCAATGAAGAATTTTGGGGCGTAAAACGACCGATTCACGAATTTAATATGCCGGGACGGTATTACAGCTTCGATGTTAAAAACTGGCACTTTATAATCCTTGAAAATATTATGTCGGATGGCAAAGACAGCTACCTTGTGAAGCTCGATGATGAACAGTTTAACTGGCTTTCAGGTGAACTTGAGAAAAATAAAGATAAATATGTTGTGATTGTTTCGCACGCTCCGATTCTTTCTGCGGCGGCCTTTTTTGACGATAAGGAAAGTGAAAAATCCGGCGATTGGTCTATTTACCGCGGCTATATGGATATCGATGCCCGCAAACTCAAAGACCTTTTCTATAAATACCCCGGCGTGAAACTTTGTATCAGCGGCCATCTGCATTTACTTGATACTGTTGTATATAATGGTATAATGTATATCTGTGATGGTTCCGTATGCGGAAGCTGGTGGGGCGGGAAGTATCAGGAAACGAAAGAAGGTTTCGGCGTGTTCGACCTTTACAGCGACGGAACTTTTAAACATCAATATATTAATTGGGAGTAA
- a CDS encoding FAD-dependent oxidoreductase: MNFRKILCFILLYFSTFGFGQEKTVFGETYDLAIYGGTSSGVVAAVKGARLGMSVVLIEPSKHLGGLTSSGLGFTDAGKTDSIGGLAREFYKRTYGFYNGGDSNQCQWYFEPHVAEAVFNKMLTETNVKILLGERLDLQNGVSKDNNRITSIKMESGRIISARIYIDASYEGDLMAKAGVSYTTGREPNSKYNETLNGIQIKNAKYHQFTSCIALSQSQKDNLGLETSPNQIGHDGEGDKRIQSYCYRLCLTDNPSNMVPFQAPPNYNRSKYELLLKYLQSLETYESVFTTDRMPNLKTDSNNKGPFSFDYIGMSYDYPEGDYKTRAGIEAEHENYQRGFLYFLANDACVPVVYRNAVSKWGLAKDEFTDNNNWPYKIYVREARRMVSDFIITEHHCMGRQITADSIGLASYPMDSHNVRRYINASGCVKNEGDVQVKGFEPYPISYRAIIPPKNECTNLLVPVCVSASHIAYGSVRMEPVFMILGESATTAAYQAVKEGVSVQDVNYSELRRHLLKDGQILEWNKNNTKSL; encoded by the coding sequence ATGAATTTCAGAAAAATTTTATGCTTTATATTGCTTTACTTCAGCACCTTTGGTTTTGGGCAGGAAAAAACTGTGTTCGGAGAAACATACGATTTGGCAATTTATGGCGGTACCAGTTCAGGAGTTGTCGCAGCAGTTAAAGGAGCACGACTTGGGATGTCTGTTGTTCTGATAGAACCTTCAAAACATTTGGGCGGGCTCACGTCTTCAGGTCTTGGCTTTACGGATGCCGGCAAAACCGACTCAATAGGGGGACTTGCGAGGGAGTTTTATAAAAGAACTTATGGCTTTTATAACGGCGGTGATTCCAATCAATGTCAGTGGTATTTTGAACCGCACGTTGCGGAAGCTGTTTTTAACAAAATGCTTACCGAGACAAATGTAAAAATACTTTTGGGTGAAAGACTGGATTTGCAAAACGGAGTCAGTAAGGACAACAATCGAATAACATCAATCAAAATGGAATCTGGGCGGATAATATCTGCCAGAATTTACATTGACGCCTCTTATGAAGGCGATTTGATGGCCAAAGCGGGAGTGTCATATACGACAGGGAGGGAACCCAATTCAAAATATAATGAAACTCTTAATGGTATTCAGATAAAAAATGCTAAATATCATCAGTTCACATCCTGCATTGCTTTGTCGCAAAGTCAGAAAGATAATTTGGGTTTGGAAACGAGTCCAAATCAGATTGGCCATGATGGTGAAGGTGATAAGCGTATTCAGTCTTATTGTTACAGACTTTGCCTGACAGATAATCCGTCCAATATGGTTCCGTTTCAGGCTCCGCCAAATTATAATCGTTCAAAATATGAATTGCTGTTAAAATACCTGCAATCATTGGAAACGTATGAATCGGTTTTTACAACTGACAGAATGCCAAATTTAAAAACAGATTCGAATAATAAAGGGCCTTTCTCCTTTGATTATATAGGAATGAGTTACGATTATCCTGAAGGAGATTATAAAACACGTGCCGGCATTGAAGCCGAGCATGAAAATTATCAAAGAGGATTTTTGTATTTTCTGGCAAACGATGCTTGTGTTCCTGTAGTATATAGAAATGCCGTTTCGAAATGGGGATTGGCAAAAGATGAGTTTACGGATAATAATAACTGGCCTTACAAAATCTATGTTCGTGAAGCAAGGCGTATGGTCAGCGATTTCATAATAACAGAACATCATTGTATGGGCAGACAAATTACTGCAGACTCAATTGGTTTGGCTTCTTATCCAATGGATTCTCACAATGTACGAAGGTACATAAATGCGAGCGGGTGTGTAAAGAATGAAGGAGATGTGCAGGTAAAAGGGTTTGAGCCTTATCCGATTTCATACAGGGCAATAATTCCTCCAAAAAATGAATGTACAAATCTTTTGGTTCCTGTTTGTGTTTCGGCTTCGCACATTGCTTATGGTTCTGTTCGTATGGAGCCGGTTTTTATGATTTTAGGTGAATCCGCAACAACAGCAGCATATCAGGCCGTTAAGGAAGGTGTATCCGTGCAGGATGTAAATTATAGTGAACTTCGCAGACATCTGTTAAAAGACGGTCAAATACTTGAATGGAATAAAAATAATACTAAAAGCCTCTAA
- a CDS encoding DUF4434 domain-containing protein: protein MEKEGYKGKAYYNSKLYPAKVPMAADDPIEAILDEADKTGSSVFLGVGLYAWFDFTKGSLEWHKKVAKELWDLYGKHKSFYGWYVSEEIFGSLGDDENRRQEVVAFFKEFKEYTKSLCPDKPVMLAPNCYFLIFGMGYWPELLKNLDIVCPFGFHRMPLGDTTGQQAVETLRKLCDRANTQLWLDMEVFLFAEDEALYPRPIDEIVSDFEKFNKFEKILCYQFPGLMNPPWTKFKLGGQRAVSLFNDYKKYFEGIMK, encoded by the coding sequence ATCGAAAAAGAAGGATATAAAGGCAAAGCATATTATAATTCGAAATTATATCCCGCGAAGGTGCCGATGGCCGCGGATGACCCGATAGAAGCGATTCTCGATGAGGCTGATAAGACTGGCTCAAGTGTCTTTCTCGGCGTCGGGTTGTATGCCTGGTTCGATTTTACAAAAGGTTCTCTTGAATGGCATAAGAAAGTCGCTAAGGAATTATGGGATTTATACGGCAAACATAAATCTTTTTACGGCTGGTACGTATCGGAAGAAATTTTCGGTAGTCTTGGTGATGATGAAAATCGCAGGCAGGAAGTCGTCGCGTTTTTTAAGGAATTTAAGGAATATACAAAGTCTCTATGTCCAGACAAGCCGGTAATGCTTGCGCCGAACTGTTATTTTTTGATATTTGGAATGGGATATTGGCCGGAGCTTCTTAAAAATCTCGATATTGTTTGCCCGTTCGGATTTCACCGGATGCCGCTCGGTGATACTACAGGTCAACAGGCGGTAGAGACGTTAAGAAAACTTTGCGACCGGGCAAATACGCAGTTATGGCTGGATATGGAAGTTTTTCTTTTTGCCGAAGATGAGGCGTTGTATCCTCGGCCGATTGATGAAATAGTCAGCGATTTTGAAAAATTCAATAAATTTGAAAAAATATTATGTTATCAGTTTCCCGGCCTGATGAATCCTCCGTGGACTAAATTCAAACTTGGCGGACAGCGGGCAGTAAGTCTTTTTAACGATTATAAAAAGTATTTTGAAGGCATTATGAAATGA
- the ugpC gene encoding sn-glycerol-3-phosphate ABC transporter ATP-binding protein UgpC yields the protein MARVFLKDVKKIYDNGFEAVKGANLNIADKEFMVIVGPSGCGKTTTLRMIAGLEDISDGTITIGDKVVNDVPPKDRDIAMVFQNYALYPHMTVFQNLAFSLKLRKYPKDEIKKRVTEVAEMLDISSQLDKKPKALSGGQRQRVALGRAIVRNPAAFLFDEPLSNLDAKLRVTTRAELKALHRRLNTTSIYVTHDQAEAMTLGDRICVMYNGEIQQVAPPMEVYDKPVNRFVAGFLGTPPMNFLKGKISSQNGKIVFILNDGDVVEIKSTGSRFKNYIDKEMVLGVRPEHLTVEPLAGQMNNGIKSKVNVVEPLGDRKDIYLTSTSGQKFIANLDPHTSLDVDHLVTMYIDVNKLHIFELGETGENISIS from the coding sequence ATGGCCAGAGTCTTTCTTAAAGACGTCAAAAAAATATATGACAATGGTTTCGAGGCGGTCAAAGGTGCCAATCTTAATATCGCCGACAAGGAATTTATGGTTATAGTCGGGCCTTCCGGCTGCGGCAAGACCACAACGCTGCGAATGATAGCGGGACTGGAAGATATTTCCGATGGAACAATAACCATTGGCGATAAAGTCGTTAATGATGTTCCGCCCAAAGACCGCGATATCGCGATGGTTTTTCAGAATTACGCGCTTTATCCTCACATGACAGTTTTTCAAAATCTTGCGTTCAGTCTGAAGCTTCGCAAATATCCCAAAGATGAAATAAAAAAACGTGTTACCGAAGTTGCTGAAATGCTCGACATCAGCAGTCAGCTCGACAAAAAACCAAAAGCGCTCTCTGGTGGTCAGCGTCAGCGAGTTGCGCTGGGGCGTGCGATAGTTCGCAACCCGGCGGCGTTTTTGTTCGATGAGCCGTTGAGTAATCTCGACGCCAAACTTCGCGTAACGACACGAGCGGAATTAAAAGCACTTCACAGGAGACTTAATACGACATCGATTTATGTAACGCACGACCAGGCCGAAGCTATGACGCTCGGCGACAGGATATGCGTTATGTACAACGGCGAAATTCAGCAGGTTGCGCCGCCGATGGAAGTTTATGACAAGCCTGTGAATCGTTTTGTCGCGGGCTTTCTCGGCACTCCGCCGATGAATTTTCTTAAAGGTAAAATATCTTCCCAAAACGGCAAAATTGTTTTTATTCTTAACGACGGTGATGTTGTTGAGATAAAAAGTACCGGTAGCCGGTTTAAAAATTATATCGATAAGGAAATGGTTCTCGGCGTAAGGCCGGAGCATTTGACGGTTGAGCCATTGGCCGGCCAGATGAACAACGGCATTAAATCAAAAGTTAATGTGGTCGAACCACTCGGCGACAGAAAAGATATTTATCTGACGAGCACGTCAGGACAGAAATTTATTGCCAATCTTGACCCGCACACATCGCTGGATGTTGATCATCTGGTAACGATGTATATTGATGTGAATAAACTGCATATATTTGAGCTTGGCGAAACCGGGGAAAATATAAGCATTAGCTAA